The Natrinema sp. DC36 genome includes the window GTCCGACGACAAACCGGGCTTCGTCACCAACCGGATTCTGATGCCGTGGATCAACGAGGGGATCCGGGCCTACGACGAGGGCGTCGCGACGAAGGAGGATATCGACGCGGGGATGGAACTCGGAACGAACGTCCCGATGGGGCCGCTCACCCTCGCGGATCACATCGGGCTGGACGTCTGCCTCCACGCCACCGAAACGCTCCACGGTGAGTTGGGCGACCGCTACAAACCCGCCTACCTCCTCAAGCGGAAGGTCGAGGCGGGTGACCTCGGCAAGAAGACGGGGACGGGGTTCTACGAGTACGACTGACCGAACCGCAGTCGTCCCGCGGTGTCGTCGATCAGGCATCGTATCGTCCGGCGGTATCGTCGGTCCGGAGCCGTATCGTCCGGCAGAGAGTCCGCAGGTATCGCCAGTTCGTTTCAAACCGTCATAACGTATTTGCAGTTGACACGCGTCCGTCGAATCGATGCGCCTCGCTCGCCTCGCCGTCATCGCCCTCTGCTGTAGCTTCGTCGGCGTGGCCGGCGTCACCGCCGTCGCCGGCGCACCCCCACCATCGCAGCTCTGTGGCGTCTGCGGGCCCGGCGTCGCGAACGATGCCAAAATCGCGGGTGCGACGGGGCACGGAACGCTCGACGTGTACGTCGACGAGGCCGGCGATTCCCAGTGGGTGGCTCGAGTCCCGGTCAACGCATCGGCCGCCGAGCGCTACCGGAGCAACGCGACCGCCCTCGAGGCCGCGGTCGACGACGCCTGGGCGCGTTCGCACGTCGCCGACGGCGACGTCCGGGCCGTGGAATCGCGGCTCGACGACGAGACCGTCGTCGTGAACTACGCGGTCGATGACGTGGCCAGACGCGGCGTCGGCGAACACTGGATCGTCGACTACTTCGCGACCGGCACGTCGCCGACGCGCTACCAGCTGGCGGCCGACCGGATGACGATCCACGCGCCCCACGGGACCGAGATCACGAACCGAATCCCCGGCGCCGAGATCGACGGCAACGCTGCGACGTGGACGAACGGAAACGAACGCGGCGCGAGCGGCGACTTCGGCGAGCAGACGCGCGTCACGTACGGCAGCGGTGGCGTCCTCGGAACGGCGAGCGGCTACGCGACGATCGGCCTCGATGTCGGCCCGACGGCGCTCTCTCACGGCGTCAGCGGCGGGCTCGTTCCCGGACTGCTGATCGGAATCGTGGGAATCGCGATCGGTCGCATCGAGTGGGGAGTTACCGACTTCGATGCGACGACGCTCGAGCGGCTGATCGTCGCCGTCGGGTCGATCGGGGCGGTCGGTTTCCTCGTCATCGGCGCGGTCACGATCGGTGCCGGCTTCGCGCCCGGAGCCGTCGCGCTGGCTTCCCTCGGGGTCGGCTACGCGCTACTGGGAATCGCGGCACGTCGGTTCGGCGATCGGCTCGAGACTCGCGGGCTCGTCGGTCTGTCGGTGCTCGCGACGGTCGCCGCCGCAGGGGTCTCCCTCCTGCTCGCCGGGCCGCCGGTGTACGCGTTTCCCGCGCTGTTCGGCCTGGCGACCGCGCTCTGTCTCCCGATCGGTCACGCCGCCGAACGCGGGCGGACGGCGATCGCGCTCGTTGCAGTTGCCGCACTCACGCCGATCGCCGCGATCGCGGCCGTCGCTCCCGTTTCCGTCTTCGGATACGGGCCGGCCGTCTACGGCCTCTTGTTGCTCCCGTGGGTCGCCAGCGTCGCCGTGTTCGGCTACCCGCTCGCGCTGCTCGGTCGACGGCTGGCTATCGATACCGATTGAACCGCAAATCGGAGACTCATCCCCGTCTCACTCGAGAAACCGAGCGTTCACGTCCACGTCCGCCGGCGGCATGGCACACTGGTCCTTTTTGCCGAACCAGCGATAGCGGCGCGCAGCGACGAAGTCGTAGGCCCAGTCCCGGAGCCGGCGCGGCAGGAATCGAGTCGGTCCGAGAAGCGCGTAGACGCCGCCGAGGAGCCGCGCGATGCGAATGACTGCGGACGACTTCACGTAACAGTCGTCGCCCTCGATCAGCACGATCGACTCGAGTTCGTCGGTCGGCAGCCCGTGTTCGGCGAGCAACTCCGTGCCGATATCGGACTGGAGCGAGGCGAAGTGAAACGTTCCGTCGGTATCCCGGGGCAGGATGAACTGGACGAACCCGTTACAGAGGTTGCAGACGCCGTCGAAGAGAACGATCGGCCCGTCCGGGATATCCGAACTCATTGTCATTCGATCGTTAGAACTGGTCCGAAGTCAACATGTCGGTCCTCGGCCGCTCGCGTCTCATCGGTCGCTACTACTGGTGGAGCGGCTGCTCGGCCATCTTGGCGCGAAGCTCGTCCAGTCGCGATTGGGAGACGCCGTTCTCGAACTGCTGAAGGAGCGCGTACACCTCCGCTCGAGACACCTTCACGTCGCCCTCGCGAACGACGTCCTCCGGGCGTTCGCGCAGTTCGCGGAGGGTCCCGACCGCGAGCAGGTAGGGGATCGCCCACGCAGAGAGCCGGTTGCCGTGGTGTTCGGGCACGACCTCGAGATAGCGATGGGCGTCGTCGAGGTAGCGTTCGGCGCGGCTCGTCACCCGCTTGATGACGTTCGTGACGCCGCTGTGGTGGTCCTCGTCGGTTACCGATTCGATATCGACGTCCTCCGCCGCGAGCCACTCGGCGGGGAGATAAACGTTGTTCTCGTCGTGGTAATCGGACTCGACGTCCTTCGCGATGTTGACCAGCTGGAGGAGGAGCGCGAACGAGCGCGCGTTCCCCCGCATCTCATCGGCCCGTTCCTGCGAGGTGCCGCGAGCGACCAGCCCGGTAATCAGGGTGCCGACGGTGCCGGCGGCGTACCAGCAGTATTCCTCGAGTTCCTCGATCGTCTGGAGGCGCAATCCGCCCTCGCTCGCGTAGCGATCGGTGAACATCGCCATTCCGTCGACGAGTTCGCGGACCGGTTCGCGCATGATTTCGCGAGGCTCCTCTTCGAACGATTCGAACGTCCGCAGGACGCGGGGCGTCTCGGCGACGACTTCCCAGTCGTCGGTTCGCTCCTCGGGAATCCACGGCTCGACGTCGTCCATGAACGCCGAAACGGAGCGGTCCGCGTTCGGATCGAGCAGTCGATCGTACGTCGCGAGCAGTTCGGTCTGTGCGTCCGGCGGAATATGGCCCGCATCCTCGATCGTATCGGCAATTCGACAGAGAAGATAGCCGACACAGATGTGTCTCGACATCGGCTCCTCGAGCCGGTCGATCGTAATCGAGAAGGTCCGCGAAACGCCGTGAACCGCGTCATAACACCACTCGAGGTCGGCGTCAGTTGGGGATTCGGGCTGGCCCGTAGTCATCTACTCGAGTTAGTTTCGTGACCATCGGGGAAAAACGCCGCGGTCGCGGCGTACTCTTCCGATCGGTGGCCAAACGAAGGAGCTATCGACTGCGGACGCGATCCACTTCGACCCGGCGACTCCCGACAAAACCGGTATCACGGAGCGACGCGAAGCCGGGGTCGTGACCGAATCCGTACTCATCGCCGGCGCGCACGGGCAGGTCGGACAGCACGTGACGGAACTACTCGGCGAGAGCGATCGCACCGCTCGAGCGATGGTCCGCGACGAGTCCCAGACCGACGAGATGGCGGAACTGGGCGGCGAGCCGGTCGTGGCGGACCTGACCGAGGATGTCGACCACGCTGTCGAGGGCTGTGACGCCATCATCTTCGCGGCCGGCTCCGGCGGCGAGGACGTCTACGGCGTCGACCGCGACGGCGCGATCAATCTGATCGACGCGGCGAGCGAGGCGGGCATCGACCGATTCGTCATGCTCAGTTCGATGGGTGCCGACGACCCGGAATCGGGGCCCGAGGCGCTTCGGGACTATTTGATCGCCAAGGCCGAGGCCGACGAGTACCTTCGAAACAGCGGCCTCGACTACACGATCGTTCGGCCGGGCGAGCTGACCACCGACCCCGGAACCGGCGAAATTCGAGCGGGGGAAGGGCTCGAGCTGGGTGACGGTGATATCCCTCGCGAAGACGTCGCCCGAACGCTGGTGGCCGCGCTCGACTTCGGGCCCCTCTCCGGCGAGACGTTCGAAATATTGTCCGGTGACGAGTCGATCGAGGCCGCGCTCGAGACGATCGGCTCGAGTTGAGCGACTGACCGATCCGGCTCGCCGAATCGACCGGCGTGGCGGTTACAGGACCGTCCGTATGATGCGCGACTCCGCCTTCTGGAGGTGCTCAGCCGCGGTACTCCTCGCACATCCCAGATCCGTCGCTACGTCCTCGATCGTCGCCCGACGCGGCGTCTCGTAGTAGCCCGCCGCCAGCGCGGTGCGGACCGCCTCGCGCTGTCGCGAGGTGAGGGCGGCGTCGACGGTTTCACGCGGCGCGTCGTACTCCCCGACGCGTTCGACCGCGACGTCGACTCCGTCGGGAACGCACGCCAGCGCAGTTCTGAGCGCGTCGGACTCGCCGACTACTTCGAAGCGGACCCCGCCGTCGTCCCCGTACGTCAACGGCGGAAGGACGACGAGCCCGTCGCGAGTGAACGCGTCGTACAGCGTTCGCTCGATTTCGGTCGTCCGTCCCTGCGTGTAACAGTACAGTCGACGGTCGTCGATACGCGTGATGGAGAACGTCTCGATCTCGGGGATCGACTCGAGCGCGTCCGCGAGCCGTTCGGCGTCGCCGACGATATAGAACAGGATGGCGGGGATGTCGATGTCTACGATGTTCCAGTGGAGCATCTGCACGCGGTCGACGAACGCTCGCTCCGTCATGGCCGTATGCACCGGGTGGATTTCGCGGTCCGTCGGTCGAACGGTCAGGCGGAGATACCGCATGGCTCGGCGTTCGGTCTTGCTTGATATAAAAGTCCGAATATGTCTCGCAGAATCGACGTTCGGGAACAGTTCGAACCGTCGCACATGACGCTCCTTCCCGAGGCGGTCGCTCGAGCGATATTCGGCGGCTCGCCGACCGTCCTCGAGCAGACCGTCGCCGCGGTTGCAGCCGCTGTTCTCGTCGCATCGGTCCCGCTGGGCTGTGCAGCGGTCGTCGTCTGGGCGAAGCGCAAAGTGACGGCCGCGTTCACCGACCGGATCGCCCCGAACCGAATCGGCCCGTTCGGGGTGCTCATTATCGTCGCCGACGTCGTCCGGCTGCTCAGTAAGGAGCTGATCGTTCCGGACGGCGTCGACCGTCCCGCGTACGACCTCGGTCCAGTCCTCGTCGTGTTCTCGGCCGTCGTCGGGTTCGCGGTCGTACCGATGGGATCGATTTTCGGCGTCGACGTGCAGCTCGCTGACCCCGAGACGGGACTCGTCTACGTCTTCGCGGTCGCGTCCCTCGCCACGATCGGACTCACGATGTGTGGCTACGCGTCGAACAACAAGTATTCGCTGCTCGGCGGACTGCGAGCGGTCGCACAGAATCTCGCCTACGAGATCCCGCTGCTCGTGACCGCCGCGTCGGTCGTTCTCTTCGCGGGCTCGCTGCAGACGAGCGAGATCGTCGCCGCCCAGCGGACGACGCTTCTCGAGATCGGCGGGCTGTCCGTCCCGTCGTGGTACGCGATCGTCAACCCCTTCGCCTTCGCGTTGTTCCTGACCGCGAACCTCGCGGAAGTGGGCCGCAACCCCTTCGACACGCCGGAGGCGCCGACCGAAATCGTCGCCGGCTACCAGACGGAGTACTCCTCGGTCTACTTCGTGCTCGTCTACATGGGCGAGTTCGTTCACGTCTTCCTGGGCGGGGCGATCGTCGCGACGGTCTTCCTCGGCGGATCGGCTGGCCCGTTCCTACCCGGCTTCGTCTGGTTCCTCGTCAAAATCTGGGCCGTGTTCCTGTTCACGCAGTGGGCGCGCTCCGCACTGCCGCGGGTTCGGATCGACCAGCTGATCGAGATCGGCTGGAAGGGACTGCTCGTACTCTCCTTCGCCAACCTGCTCATCACCGCGGTCATCGTCGGTCTGCTGGCCGCGTGAGCCGGTCGAGATGGCGCTTCGACGAGCGTTCGTTCGGCCGTCCGGTGGCCCCGCTGTCTGAATCGGGTGATTTCGCTATCGGAAGAGCGAACTATAAAGGAGCGAGGTCCCGAATTCCGAGATATGGACTTTGCGCTCTCGGCCGAGCAGCAACAAATTCGGGAGATGGTCTCGGAGTTCGTCGACGAGGAGGTCGTCCCCGTCGCCGACGAGATCGACCACGAAGACGAGTTCCCCGCCGATCTCGTGAGCGAGATGGGCGAACTCGGGCTGATGGGGATGCCCTTCCCCGAGGAGTACGGCGGTGCCGGACTCGACTACCACTCCTACGCGATCGGCCTCGAGGAGATCGCCCGCGGCTCGGGCGGCCTCGGCACGATCGTCGCGGCCCACACGTCGCTGGCGGGCAACATGCTCTACGAGTTCGGTGACGACTCCCAGAAAGAAGAGTACCTGACGCCGCTGGCCGCTGGCGAGGACATCGGCGCGTTCGCGCTCTCGGAGGCTGGTGCGGGGAGCGACGTCCCCGCGATGGACACCACCGCAGAGAAAGAGGGCGACGAGTACGTCGTCAACGGCGGCAAGCTCTGGATCTCGAACGGCTCCGTGGCCGATACGGTCACCCTGTTCGCGAAAACGGATCCGGAGGCGGGCAACAAGGGGATCTCCTCTTTCATCGTTCGGCCCGAGGAGGACGACGGCTTCATCGTCGAGGGGACGGAGGACAAGCTCGGCGACAAGGGCTGTCCGACCGCAGAGCTCCGATTCGACGACCTTCGGATCCCGGAATCGCGCCGGCTCGGCGAGGAGGGCGAGGGCTTCGTCCACGCGCTGAAGACCCTGAACGGCGGCCGGATCACGATCGCCGCTCGCGGCGTCGGCATCGCCCGCGCGGCCTTCGAGGAGGCCCGCGACTACGCCAACGAGCGCGAGCAGTTCGGCCAGCCCATCGGCGAGTTCCAGTCGATCAAACACAAGCTGGCGGACATGGACACGAAGATTCAGGCCGCCAAGATGCTGATGCACAAGGCCGCGGACAAGAAGATCCGCGGCGAGGACTACATCAAGGACGCCTCGCAGGCGAAGCTCTACGCCTCCGAAGTGAGCCGCGAGGTGGCGAACGAAGGTATCCAGATCCACGGCGGCTACGGCTACACCAAGGACTTCGCCGCCCAGCGGTTCTACCGCGACGCCAAGCTCAACGAGATCTACGAGGGCACCAGCGAGGTGCTGCGGAACACGATCGGCGATCAGTTGCTCGAGGAATAGCGGTCGACCGTCGACTCGGTACTCCTCGCATTACCAGTTGTTCGTAATACTCGTTCTTCCTTCGGAGCGCGTTCCTGGAACTGAATCGTCGAATTCGGTCGGTGCACGGACGGATTAAGCGAAACGAGAACGGTCGCATAGAACCAATCAGTAACTGAACTGACCGTACTCACCCTGTGCCTTATTATCTGAGTTTGAGTTCGAAACCGCTCGCCAGACACGCAAGAGCAAGCACACCGACCCAAAGCAAGATGTACACACCGAAACCTGACGGCGTGCCACGCGGGGCACCTATCGGATGCACCCGCCACGAATCGAATACTGAGACGATCAGTAGTATAGAGACGATTAGAAGAGGCGAAATAGTCTTCCGACTCGTGTAGAGCATCACCGGGACGAATCCGAGAGCGAACACTCCCACAATCAGATACGACCCCGTGAAATAATTCGACAGCAGAACCCCCTGTAGATCATCAAAGAAATAATTCCAGAGAAAAATAGCGACACCCGCATGGAGAAGACCGGCAACTAAACCGCCGACGGCCGAAGTCTTCGATACGAGCGGTTGCCTGAGTCTTCATTCATCTCACGCAGTAAGAGCCACCTCTACATAGTAGTTCTTTTGAGCCGACACTCTACAAAGCGTACACAATCCGCATCGATCACACAGATCGATATCCCCAAAATAACGGGACTGAGCTACTGTTCCTCGAGACACTCCCGAACCCACTCGCCGTGCTCCCGCGTCCGCCGTTCGCCGCCCTCGGTCAGCGCGTAGACATCGTGCAGCCCCTCGGTTCGTTTCTCGACGAAGCCCGCCTCGACCAGCGCCGACAGCGAGCCGTAGAACGATTTCGGATCGAGTCGGTCGTCGTAGTGGGACTCGAGGCGCGATTTCAGCTCTTGGCCGCGTCGCTCGCCTTCCTCGGCCGCCGCGAGCAGGAAACAGATGTCCCGACGGCGACCGCTCCGGAGCCACTTGCTCATGTCTCGAGGTGCGTCCGTGAGACGCTCGAGCGTTACGGTTTTCTCCCGGTCGCACTCCGGCTCAGTCGCGCTCGAGGGACTGGCGGACGGTCGCGACGAGCGTCCACGCGATCCCGCCGAACGCGGCCGCGGCGAGCAGCGCTCGGTCACCGATCTCGAGGAGCGCGGTGCCGTCAGGGTGGCGGTCGTGACGGAAGAGCAGCCAGCCTCCCTCCGGATCGCCGAGGACGACGTCGCCGGAGCCGACCGCGAGCGAAAGGAGGACGGCGACCAGCGCGTAGATCACGATTGCGGCGAGGGTTCCGACGCTCCCGGTCAGAAATCGTGCGAGAAGCGGCGTGCCCGAAAGTCGGCTGACGGAGCGATCGTTCGCTCCGTAGATTCCGAACCCCTGCACGCCGCCGGGCGGGTCACCAACGCGGACGTCCGCGGGGTACTGACAGAGAACGGCGGCCATCCACAGGTCGCCGATCGAGCCGGCGGCGTTCGCCGCCAGCGGCACGATCAACAGGGGTGACGGAACGACGATCATCGCGGCGAGTCCGAGGGTCGTGATCACCGCGAACGGCGCGAGCAGGGCGACGAGCAACTGGTTCCGGGTGTAGTTCGCGCCGCTCGTTTCGGCGTAGGCGTACGGCAACACGAAGTACGAGAAACCGATGCCGTAGTTCGGATCGTCGCCGTAGCGAGCCATGAACACGCCGTGGAGCAGTTCGTGGGGGACGACCACGCAGACGAGCAGCCCGACGGAGACGGCGACCGCACCGACCACCGTCGGCGGCGAAGATGGCGCGATCACGATCGGCTCGAGCGACGTTCCGCGAATCCACGCGAGGACGTGTCCGAAGCCGTACGCAAAGCAGAAAAACCCGACCGCGGAGACGACGAGCCACTGCAGCGCGACCGCTCGCGTGAGTCGAAACGTCGCGAGCGGACGCGGGACCGAGGCGGATTCCGATCGGCTCACGAGACGGACCTCGAAGTCGATTGAAAAATCGGTGTCGATGTCCGCTGCCCCCGCGGGTTGCCGACCGGAACCGACAGCTTCCCGGTGGTCGCCCCGCGAGGTATCGGCATGACCGACGATCGGACGGCCGAGGCCGACGGCATCAGGGCCACCTACGACGAAACCGAGACGGAACGCATCCTCTCGTTCGAGCGCGTGAGGGCCGACGGTGGTGGGGCCGGCCCCACGGCTGCGATCGCCCAGAACCGCGAAGGGTACGCGATGTTGAAAGTCCGACCGACGGCCGAGGGCGACGAACTCGAGCGCTACTACGGGTTCGATATGGCCCTCGATCACGCCGGTGAGTTGCTCGGCGTCTCACCACGCGACCTCCCGGTTCCGGACGCGGCCGACGATATGGGGATGTAACTCATACGGACTGCTGTCAGTCATTTCCAGAGCAACCGCGAACCGTCCTGCGGTTGCTCCGTAAAATCGTTACAGCAGACCGTATCAGACGACGAACGCGGCGACGATCAACAGTCCGAAGTACAACAGGACCAGGACGCCGAGCGCGTACAACCGAAAGCGTCGCGTCTCCGCGCGTTCCTCGCGGACGGCCCGCTCGACGGTCGCGCGTTCGCGCTCCGAGAGTCGGTCGGGGTGCTCGAGACCGCGGTGGAGCGACTCGTAGCGCGCTCGCCGAAACGGTCGGTCACAGTAGGGACAGCGGGCCGGCGGCTCGTCGTCACGGTCGGTGGTCGTGGACTCCCCGGTAGTGACGGTCGTCGTGGCGGGGCTGTCATCCGTAGGCGCGTAACCGCGCGGTTCGCCGGGCACGGTAACCGCTACGACCGCGACCCGGATTGTTTTTTGGTCGGCTCGAGCGCGATGGGACCGCCCGCCGCTATAGTAGCCACTGAAACGATTTACACACTGATCGCAACGCAGTCGTGCGATCAGGTGTCCATTGACTTTCAGTGGCTACTATAGTTGACGGTGCGATGGCACTCCGTATGGGAAAAAGCGGGAGCCCTAAATACGCGGAGTCGAAGGGTGTAGACGAGAAAAGCCGTGGCAACAGAGTCGT containing:
- a CDS encoding thiol-disulfide oxidoreductase DCC family protein — its product is MSSDIPDGPIVLFDGVCNLCNGFVQFILPRDTDGTFHFASLQSDIGTELLAEHGLPTDELESIVLIEGDDCYVKSSAVIRIARLLGGVYALLGPTRFLPRRLRDWAYDFVAARRYRWFGKKDQCAMPPADVDVNARFLE
- a CDS encoding phytoene/squalene synthase family protein, which produces MTTGQPESPTDADLEWCYDAVHGVSRTFSITIDRLEEPMSRHICVGYLLCRIADTIEDAGHIPPDAQTELLATYDRLLDPNADRSVSAFMDDVEPWIPEERTDDWEVVAETPRVLRTFESFEEEPREIMREPVRELVDGMAMFTDRYASEGGLRLQTIEELEEYCWYAAGTVGTLITGLVARGTSQERADEMRGNARSFALLLQLVNIAKDVESDYHDENNVYLPAEWLAAEDVDIESVTDEDHHSGVTNVIKRVTSRAERYLDDAHRYLEVVPEHHGNRLSAWAIPYLLAVGTLRELRERPEDVVREGDVKVSRAEVYALLQQFENGVSQSRLDELRAKMAEQPLHQ
- a CDS encoding SDR family oxidoreductase — translated: MTESVLIAGAHGQVGQHVTELLGESDRTARAMVRDESQTDEMAELGGEPVVADLTEDVDHAVEGCDAIIFAAGSGGEDVYGVDRDGAINLIDAASEAGIDRFVMLSSMGADDPESGPEALRDYLIAKAEADEYLRNSGLDYTIVRPGELTTDPGTGEIRAGEGLELGDGDIPREDVARTLVAALDFGPLSGETFEILSGDESIEAALETIGSS
- a CDS encoding helix-turn-helix domain-containing protein, which translates into the protein MRYLRLTVRPTDREIHPVHTAMTERAFVDRVQMLHWNIVDIDIPAILFYIVGDAERLADALESIPEIETFSITRIDDRRLYCYTQGRTTEIERTLYDAFTRDGLVVLPPLTYGDDGGVRFEVVGESDALRTALACVPDGVDVAVERVGEYDAPRETVDAALTSRQREAVRTALAAGYYETPRRATIEDVATDLGCARSTAAEHLQKAESRIIRTVL
- a CDS encoding complex I subunit 1 family protein, which encodes MTLLPEAVARAIFGGSPTVLEQTVAAVAAAVLVASVPLGCAAVVVWAKRKVTAAFTDRIAPNRIGPFGVLIIVADVVRLLSKELIVPDGVDRPAYDLGPVLVVFSAVVGFAVVPMGSIFGVDVQLADPETGLVYVFAVASLATIGLTMCGYASNNKYSLLGGLRAVAQNLAYEIPLLVTAASVVLFAGSLQTSEIVAAQRTTLLEIGGLSVPSWYAIVNPFAFALFLTANLAEVGRNPFDTPEAPTEIVAGYQTEYSSVYFVLVYMGEFVHVFLGGAIVATVFLGGSAGPFLPGFVWFLVKIWAVFLFTQWARSALPRVRIDQLIEIGWKGLLVLSFANLLITAVIVGLLAA
- a CDS encoding acyl-CoA dehydrogenase, with the translated sequence MDFALSAEQQQIREMVSEFVDEEVVPVADEIDHEDEFPADLVSEMGELGLMGMPFPEEYGGAGLDYHSYAIGLEEIARGSGGLGTIVAAHTSLAGNMLYEFGDDSQKEEYLTPLAAGEDIGAFALSEAGAGSDVPAMDTTAEKEGDEYVVNGGKLWISNGSVADTVTLFAKTDPEAGNKGISSFIVRPEEDDGFIVEGTEDKLGDKGCPTAELRFDDLRIPESRRLGEEGEGFVHALKTLNGGRITIAARGVGIARAAFEEARDYANEREQFGQPIGEFQSIKHKLADMDTKIQAAKMLMHKAADKKIRGEDYIKDASQAKLYASEVSREVANEGIQIHGGYGYTKDFAAQRFYRDAKLNEIYEGTSEVLRNTIGDQLLEE
- a CDS encoding PadR family transcriptional regulator gives rise to the protein MSKWLRSGRRRDICFLLAAAEEGERRGQELKSRLESHYDDRLDPKSFYGSLSALVEAGFVEKRTEGLHDVYALTEGGERRTREHGEWVRECLEEQ
- a CDS encoding DUF3267 domain-containing protein; this encodes MSRSESASVPRPLATFRLTRAVALQWLVVSAVGFFCFAYGFGHVLAWIRGTSLEPIVIAPSSPPTVVGAVAVSVGLLVCVVVPHELLHGVFMARYGDDPNYGIGFSYFVLPYAYAETSGANYTRNQLLVALLAPFAVITTLGLAAMIVVPSPLLIVPLAANAAGSIGDLWMAAVLCQYPADVRVGDPPGGVQGFGIYGANDRSVSRLSGTPLLARFLTGSVGTLAAIVIYALVAVLLSLAVGSGDVVLGDPEGGWLLFRHDRHPDGTALLEIGDRALLAAAAFGGIAWTLVATVRQSLERD